The following are encoded together in the Rhinopithecus roxellana isolate Shanxi Qingling chromosome 5, ASM756505v1, whole genome shotgun sequence genome:
- the TNFAIP2 gene encoding LOW QUALITY PROTEIN: tumor necrosis factor alpha-induced protein 2 (The sequence of the model RefSeq protein was modified relative to this genomic sequence to represent the inferred CDS: deleted 1 base in 1 codon), with amino-acid sequence MLKMMTFFQGLSGHQPVRDTLDFPRSPQKLPSTSEAESEASMSVASSEDLAPPLEAGTALYREEEKTAKKKKEKKKKSKGLANVFCVFTKGKKKKGQLSSAEPEGAARSRQGLDGPPPTVEELKAALERGQLEAAPPLLALERELAAAAAAGGASEEELVRRQSKVEALYDLLRDQVLGVLRRPLEVAPERLRQALAVVSEQESEDRQAAAAAAAAEPGTSGLAVTRPRRWLQLWRRGVAEAAEERMGQRPAAGPEVPESVFLHLGRTMKEDLEAVVERLKPLFPAEFGVVAAYAESYHQHFAAHLAAMAQFELCERDTYMLLVWVQNLYPNDIINSPKLAGELQGVGLGSLLPPRQIRLLEATFLSNEAANVRELMDRALELEAQHWAEDVPPQRLDGHCHSELAIDIIQIISQAQAKAESITLDLGSQIKQVLLAELPAFLRSYQRAFNEFLERGKQLRNYKANVIANINNCLSFRMSMEQKWQVPQDTLSLLLGPLGELKSHGFDTLLQNLREDLKPLFKRFTHTRWAAPMETVEKIITTVDMRLPEFSELQDCFREELMEAVHLHLVKEYIIQLSKRRLVLKTAEQQQQLAGHILASADTIQHFCTKHGSPATWLQPALPTLAEIIRLQDPSAIKIEVATYATCYPDFSKGHLSAILAIKGNLSNSEVKSIRSILDVSTGAQEPSRSLFSLIKVG; translated from the exons ATGCTGAAGATGATGACCTTCTTCCAAGGCCTCTCGGGCCATCAGCCTGTGCGGGACACCCTCGACTTCCCCAGAAGCCCCCAAAAGTTGCCGTCCACATCAGAGGCAGAGTCGGAGGCCTCCATGTCAGTGGCCTCCTCTGAGGACCTGGCGCCACCCCTGGAGGCTGGGACAGCCCTATATAGGGAGGAGGAAAAGACGgcgaagaagaagaaggagaagaagaagaagtccaAAGGCCTGGCCAATGTGTTCTGCGTCTTCAccaaagggaagaagaagaagggtcAGCTCAGCTCAGCGGAGCCCGAGGGCGCAGCCAGGTCCAGGCAGGGGCTGGATGGCCCGCCCCCAACAG TGGAGGAGCTGAAGGCGGCGCTGGAGCGCGGGCAGCTGGAGGCGGCTCCGCCGCTGCTGGCGCTGGAGCGGGagctggcggcggcggcggcggcgggcggtgCGAGTGAGGAGGAGCTGGTGCGGCGCCAGAGCAAGGTGGAGGCGCTGTACGATCTGCTGCGCGACCAGGTGCTAGGCGTGCTGCGGCGGCCGCTGGAGGTGGCTCCAGAGCGGCTGCGCCAGGCGCTGGCCGTGGTGTCGGAGCAGGAGAGCGAGGACCgccaggcggcggcggcggcggcggcggcagagCCGGGGACCTCGGGACTGGCGGTCACGCGCCCGCGGCGCTGGCTGCAGCTGTGGCGTCGCGGTGTGGCAGAGGCGGCCGAGGAGCGCATGGGCCAGCGGCCGGCCGCGGGCCCCGAGGTCCCCGAGAGCGTCTTTTTGCACTTGGGCCGCACCATGAAAGAGGACCTGGAGGCCGTGGTGGAGCGACTGAAGCCGCTGTTCCCCGCCGAGTTCGGCGTCGTGGCGGCCTACGCCGAGAGCTACCACCAGCACTTCGCGGCCCACCTGGCCGCCATGGCGCAGTTCGAGCTGTGCGAGCGCGACACCTACATGTTGCTGGTCTGGGTGCAGAACCTCTACCCCAA TGACATCATCAATAGCCCCAAGCTGGCGGGTGAGCTGCAGGGTGTGGGGCTCGGGAGCCTCCTGCCCCCCAGACAGATCCGGCTGCTGGAGGCCACATTCCTGTCCAACGAGGCG gcCAATGTGAGGGAGCTGATGGACCGAGCTCTGGAGCTAGAGGCACAGCACTGGGCTGAGGATGTGCCTCCCCAGAGGCTGGACGGCCACTGCCACAGTGAGCTGGCCATCGACATCATCCAG ATCATCTCCCAGGCCCAGGCCAAGGCTGAGAGCATCACGCTGGACTTGGGCTCACAGATAAAGCAGGTGCTGCTGGCGGAGCTGCCTGCATTCCTGAGGAG CTACCAGCGCGCCTTTAATGAATTTCTGGAGAGAGGCAAGCAGTTGAGGAATTACAAGGCCAATGTCATTGCCAATATCAACAACTGCCTGTCCTTCCG gatGTCCATGGAGCAGAAGTGGCAGGTACCCCAAGACACCCTGAGCCTCCTGCTGGGCCCCCTGGGTGAGCTCAAGAGCCACGGCTTTGACACCCTGCTCCAGAACCTGCGTGAGGACCTGAAG ccgctATTCAAGAGGTTCACGCACACCCGCTGGGCGGCCCCCATGGAGACCGTGGAAAAAATTATCACCACTGTGGACATGAGGCTGCCTGAGTTCTCAGAACTGCAGGACTGTTTCCGGGAG GAGCTCATGGAGGCTGTGCACCTGCACCTGGTGAAGGAGTACATCATCCAGCTCAGCAAGCGGCGCCTGGTCCTCAAGACggctgagcagcagcagcagctagcTGGGCACATCCTGGCCAGTGCTGACACCATCCAGCACTTCTGCACCAAGCAC GGCTCCCCGGCGACCTGGCTGCAGCCTGCTCTCCCCACGCTGGCAGAGATCATTCGCCTGCAGGACCCCAGTGCCATCAAGATTGAGGTGGCCACTTATGCCACCTGCTACCCTGACTTCAG